A window of the Cystobacter fuscus genome harbors these coding sequences:
- a CDS encoding zinc-dependent alcohol dehydrogenase, whose protein sequence is MQAMVYEGPYRVSVGKKPDPVILHTNDAIVRVTHTAICGSDLHLLHGLVTDTRVGCTFGHEFAGVVEEVGRSVRNLKPGDRVVVPFNISCGSCFYCKRGLFANCESSNPNSDLASGVYGYSHTTGGFEGGQAQYVRVPFADVGPMKIPDDMEEEEVLFLSDILPTGYQGAEMGNIQPGDTVAVFGCGPVGIFAQKSAWLMGAGRVIAVDHIPYRLEFARKYSQVETLNFKQEEDIISTLKEMTDGRGPDVCIDAVGMEAEGETLNNILGVKLKLQAGSPTAINWSINAVRKGGTISIIGVYGPPFNFISIGTAMNKGLTMRMNQCNTKRYMAHLLEHIRAGRIDAKGIITHRFPLAEVSKAYDLFSGKKDGCIKCVLLPHGHA, encoded by the coding sequence ATGCAAGCGATGGTCTACGAAGGGCCCTACCGCGTGTCGGTGGGCAAGAAGCCGGATCCGGTCATCCTCCACACCAATGACGCCATCGTCCGGGTGACGCACACGGCCATCTGTGGCTCGGACCTGCACCTGTTGCACGGGCTCGTCACGGACACGCGCGTGGGGTGTACGTTCGGCCACGAGTTCGCCGGCGTGGTGGAGGAGGTGGGCCGCTCGGTGCGCAACCTCAAGCCCGGGGATCGGGTGGTGGTGCCCTTCAACATCTCGTGCGGCAGTTGCTTCTATTGCAAGCGCGGCCTGTTCGCCAACTGCGAGAGCAGCAACCCCAACAGCGACCTGGCCTCGGGGGTGTATGGTTATTCGCACACCACGGGCGGCTTCGAGGGCGGCCAGGCACAGTACGTGCGCGTGCCCTTCGCGGACGTGGGGCCGATGAAGATTCCGGACGACATGGAAGAGGAGGAGGTGCTCTTCCTGAGCGACATCCTGCCCACGGGCTACCAGGGGGCGGAGATGGGCAACATCCAGCCGGGGGACACGGTGGCGGTGTTCGGCTGCGGCCCGGTGGGCATCTTCGCCCAGAAGTCCGCGTGGCTCATGGGCGCCGGGCGCGTCATCGCCGTGGACCACATCCCCTACCGCCTGGAGTTCGCCAGGAAGTACAGCCAGGTGGAGACGCTCAACTTCAAGCAGGAGGAGGACATCATCTCCACCTTGAAGGAGATGACGGACGGGCGCGGGCCGGACGTGTGCATCGACGCGGTGGGCATGGAGGCCGAGGGCGAGACGCTCAACAACATCCTCGGCGTGAAGCTCAAGCTCCAGGCGGGCTCGCCCACGGCCATCAACTGGTCCATCAACGCCGTGCGCAAGGGGGGGACCATCTCCATCATCGGCGTGTACGGGCCCCCCTTCAACTTCATCTCCATCGGCACGGCGATGAACAAGGGCCTGACGATGCGCATGAACCAGTGCAACACCAAACGCTACATGGCCCACCTGCTGGAGCACATCCGCGCGGGGCGCATCGACGCCAAGGG